Genomic segment of Vibrio celticus:
TACAGCGAACCCTCAGCAACATCAAACTTCTGTTCACCTGTATCGCTTTGGTCAAGTGTTAGTACCACTCCACCATCGTAGGTAAACTGAGTAATGGTCGTTCCATCAGCGCCTTCTTCATCGAGAACATTAACCGTTGTCGTGGTCGGCGTGCCTGCCGCTAAATCCGCAACCGTTGGCTCTTCAATATTGAGTGAGCTATTGACCATCACTTGAACGTCATCGGTGATCGTCACCGCCAACGGAGACATCAGAGAATCGTCACCGTCGCTATCGACGGCGTAAACTGGCAAGTTGAATGTTAGGTCGTTATTGCCTTGAATCGGCGTGTGGTCAATCGCTTCGAGAAGCGTAAAGGTGTATTCACCCAAATTGGTACTGCTGAAATCAAGAGTGAAAACGGTAGTTTCAGTATTCGAAATATCAGTCGTGAAACCGATATAATTACCCGACCCCGCAGGTTCTTCTCTAATCTCAATCACCAGACCATCGGACGTGAGAGAATCGCCAACGTTAAATTCACTAGGCTCTAAACGGAATTTCTCAACATCGTCACTTTGGTTGGTGAAAGTGATCGTCTCGGTTTGGCTTACGGCACTACCACTCGGGTTCGAACCATCACTCAGATTCGTTTCAGATAAGCTAACCGTTGGAATCACATCTATAGTTGGGATATCACCATCGGTGATCGTCAATGTAACCGTTGAAGTGACTGAATCTTTATCGAAGTCGCTTGAGGTCACCACAATCGACTTCACGATATCTTCGCTCGTGGTATGGTCGAGATCGCGGTTGGGCTCGAAACGCATTTCGCCTTCAAGGGTGATGAACAAGCTACCTTCTGCGAAGTTAAACTGCTGCTCGCCTGAAATACTTTGATCCAGTGTGTTTACAACACCGTCATAAGTGAACTGAGTGATAGTCGCGCCATCTGCACTTTGATCGGGCATCACGTCAATGGTGTTGGTTGTTACAGTACCGTCAGCAAGATTTGGTTCGATGATATCTAATGTGCCATCTTGCATGATTTGAACATCATCACCGATAGTCACATTCAGTTGGGACACAACAGAATCATCGCCATCACTGTCTACCGCATACACCGGAAGATCAAAGCTCAGATCATTGTTCGCTAGGCCATCGGCATGGTCCAACGCTTCCAATAGAGTAAAGGTGTATTCACCAAGCGTGGTGGACGAGAAGCTAATCGTAAACACTGGGATTTCAGTGTTTGAACCATCAGTAATGAAACCAATGTAAGTACCTGGATTCGCCGAGTCTTCTTTTATCTCAACCACAAAGCCATTCGATTTTAGTGCGCCGCCGACATTGAACTCTGTAGGCTCAATGCGGAAATTCGCCACGTCATCACTGCCAGAAGTAAAGGTGATAGTGTTGGTTGCACTTACTGCACTTCCAATTGGTGCAGAGCCATCAGCTAGATTGGTTTCAGATAAAGTAACAGGTGGAATCAGATTGATTGCCGGGTTTTGACCATCGGTAATACTTAACTCAAGCGTTGATGTATCAGTGTCGCCATCACCGTCTTCGGCTAAGAATGAAAACTGTTTGATGAGCGTTTCGCTACTGGAATGATCGATATCACGAGCAACTTCAAAGCTGAAATCACCGTTTAGCGAGATAGTGACCACACCCTCAGTAAAACTGAAAGTTTGTGGAGCATCAGGCAGTAAGCTTTGATCTAATGAATAATCAACACCATCGTAGTTGAATGATTGAATTGTCGAACCATCCGCGCCTTCGAAATTGAACAGGTTATACGAGACAACGGTATCGCCAGCTAAAGTCGGCTCAGTGACGGACTCAACTTTATCAACAATATCAACGACATCATCTTTAACGTTGATAAGAATCTGGGCGGCTTCTGGTGTACTTGAACCACTAGATAATGCAGACCTATCGCCATCTGCATCTACCGCATAAATAGGCAGTGCAAAGGTTAACTGTGCATCTTCAGCGCCTTGATGCGACAGTTCTTCATAGAGGTTAAATTCATAGTTACCCAAAGATGGGCTATCAATTTTTACATCAAAAACCGTAATTTTTGCGCCATTAATCTCGACATAGCCTTCGTACGTTCGCACACCATTGGTTTCATCAACCAGCTCAAGTAACACCACCTCACCGTTAGATATCAGTGTGCCAGCGGTATTAAACTCTGCAGGTTCAAGTTCATGATGATCGATAATGTCACTATCAAAAATTTCTGAGGTGACACTGCCACTTCCTGATACCGTTGCCGTCCCCTCTTGAGAACCGCCAACAATGCCAGCTTCATCAACATCAATACTGTCGACATTGGTAATGACTGGTTTATCACCATCAGAAATAGCGAGGTTGATGGTATTGGTTACGATATCTTGGTCAAAATCGGTAACCGTGATTGGCAAAGAGAAAGACAACGAATCAGTACCAACTTGCTCTATTGGTCTCAATTGCTCAAATCGATAGGTGCCGTCAGTATCTAAGCTAACGGTTAAAATAACATCGCTACTACCTTGGATTGACAGTGTGATGGTACTTCCATCAGCAGACAAAGATGCAACGGTCGCCTGATTGTCACTGAGCACACCATCAAACTGAACGAGTGCACTTGGGTCGAAAACAACTGACTGAAGATTATCACTACCAATATTTGAAAACGTGCCTTCAATTGCAGCACTGCTTGTTTCAACGTTACTGATATTCACACTTTCAGCAGACGGATCTACCCCGTCAAAGACGGTCACTTGCGCATTAATTGGTGTGACGAGCTGATTACCTGCGGTGTCTTGGCCTTGTATGTCAAAAGCGATGTTGATTTGGTCACCCGTAAAGGAAACCTGTCCGCCACCAATCGACGCAACATGATCTATCGGTTGGGAAACAGTTGTGGTCAGCGATAATTCAATGTCATTTCCAACACTAACAACATCGATGTCGATGCGTAATACTTCATCGGTGCCTTGAACACCAATGATAGAATTGGTCGCCGCATCATAAGTAAACGTAACGGGTTGACCACTTGAAGTAATATCACTGTTTAGCTCTGTGAGTAGCGAAGCGAGAGACAGTGCTTCTGGAACAAAAGAATCAGGGGAGAGCGCTAAACTACCAGCAATAATCGTTTCGGTAGTTGTAATAGATTGGGGGTAGGTATTGCCAGAAATGGAGCCTTCGGTGAGCACTTCACTGATTGATTGACCTCCCGATGAACGGGTTATTGTTCTGAACTCTTCTCGGTCTTCATCAACCGTTTGTTCTGCTAGACCTGCGGTCTCAAAAAATGTCGACGGATGAGTTTCGGTGTAGTTGTAGTCAATCGTCACAAAGCCAGCGTTTGCAGAACCTAATCCGCCACCCGCAGCCGTTGCTTCTAAGATTTGGGTCGGATCGGCACCACCTAAAATGGCTTCTTGGATAGCAGCAAATTCATCATCATCAAAATCTCCTGCATCGGCTTGCTGTAAGTCAAAATTAACTTCTCCAGCGATAGGAGCATCAGCCCACACTAAGTCTTGATCAACACAGCCAACACAATTGCTTGCCACCTCAGTGACACCGTTTGGGTTACCTAATAACAGCTCTGCTTGGTTTGCAGTGATAACAATCTCGTTTTCACGAATAATATCGCCAACTGAAATTTTTCGTGCGCTTCCATCAGACTTAACCGCAATGACTTCTCCACTCACTGCCTCTACAACTGCAGCTTGGCGCGAAACTTCAATACCCATATATCCCCCGAGGTCACAAAATGCTGTATTGCCCAACATCGTGAAAATGATAGTAATAACGGTTTCAGGCTTAAATTATATTCAGAACTTATTCTCTGCATTAACAATCAATTACGTAGACTGATGTATGTGATGAGTCAGTTCCGTTTCGCCTGTTTTTTTTATAGTTTACTTAACCTTAAGCCTAGTCTTCCTTATCCGAAATGTCATGTCTGTGCGAAGTAACTTCTTTTCACAAATCTAGGCATTCACTTTAGTTTGTTCATGGACTAAGCAAAAGTTTATAGGGTGTTGATTAATATGCAATAAAACGCACACTTTAATTACACCTCAAATTTTATAAATATATACAGTAATAAAGTTGATAAATCATTAGGATTTATGGGCGATTGATAGGGTCGATATATACCTAAACCCCAAAGAAGAACTAAATCCCATATTTGAGACAAGGTGCAGCATAAAGCTGATGAGAAACTGTTCAAACACCATATATGGCGTCTATTACATATACAACTGCTGGAGTATTGAATGGGTATGCAGGGACAATGCGTAGAAGTTACAAATGGATATTTCGAGGAATCCAAAAAAAGCCCACTAAGTTAAACCTTAGTGGGCTTTAAAATCAGTATGTAGCGTTATGCTGTTAGCAATGACACACTACTATTTAGCGAGGCGGTTCGCCGTCCAAACGTAAAGCAGCTCTAGAGCAATCGTCGCGCCAGCCAACGCTGTAATCTCGCTTTGGTCATAAGCTGGAGAAACTTCTACAACGTCCATACCAACCATGTTGATGCCTTGGAGACCACGGATAATTTTCAGAACTTTGTCTGAATTCAAACCGCCGCATACCGGAGTACCTGTACCCGGAGCAAACGCAGGATCCAGACAGTCGATATCAAACGTTAGGTAAACTGGCTTATCACCGACAATGCCTTTCACTTGAGCAATGATCTCATCAACGCTCATGTCGTTCGCTTGCATCGCGTTAATAACGTTAAAGCCGTGTCCTTCCTGCTTGTACTCTGTACGAATACCAATTTGCACTGAATGTTCAGGCGAAATTAAACCTTCATTTGGCGCATGGTAGAACATAGTGCCGTGATCGTAACGACTGCCCTGACTGTAAGTGTCAGTGTGCGCGTCGAAGTGAATCAGAGCCATCTCACCGTACTTCTTACCGTATGCTCTAAGCAAAGGAAGTGTAATGAAGTGATCACCACCTAAACCTAACAGAGTTTTACCACTATTTAGAATCGCATCAGCAGCCGCTTCTAACCGTTGAGTTAAGTCTTCTGCATCACCGCAATCAAACACGAGGTCGCCAGCATCAATCACTGAGGTGTGTTCAAATACATTGAAGTCCCAAGGGAATTTTTTACCTTCCCACGCCAAGTTAACTGACGCACGACGAATCGCATCCGGTCCCATACGTGCCCCCGGACGACCAGACGTCGCCATATCTAGCGGCGCGCCTAACACAACCACATCAGCATCGTTGTCGATTGGGTTTTGCACCAATGGACGACGCATAAACGTCATCGCATTGGAATACAGCGAGTAATCTGGTTTCGTAAATAGATCGTTCATTAAAAATCCTCAAGATAGGTGTAACCCATCAAGCCTTGCTCTAACTCTTCAAGTACGCTTTGCTGCTCTTGCGCTGGTACTTTCGCCGTTACCAATTCTTTGTAGTTCTGACGAATTAGGTCCATATCGATATGAACATAACGCATCATGTCTTCTACTGTGTCACCTTCGTTGATGTAGTCAATGTTCGCTTTTCCGCTCTCATCAACGTTGACCACGACACTGTGCGTATCACCAAATAGGTTATGCATATCACCCAAGATCTCTTGGTACGCCCCTACTAGGAAGAAGCCCATCAGGTAGGGTTCATCTGGGTTCCATGCAGGCACTGGTAACGTTGTTTCAATGCCTTGGCCGTCAACATACTGATCGATCGTACCGTCAGAATCACATGTGATATCCAGTACTACTGCGCGTCGCTCGTCCGCATTGTCCAAACCACTTAGAGGCAATACAGGGAACACCTGATCGATACCCCAAGCATCTGGCAGCGATTGGAACAACGAGAAGTTCACGAAAAACTTATCAGCCAAACGCTCGCTCAACTCATCCAAAATAGGACGGTGGTAACGGTTCTTAGTACTCATACGAGAGCTGAGTTCATAGTTAATACGCAAAGACATCTGTTCTGCCCAAGCACGATGCTGAAGGTTCAGCATGCCTGTCGCAAATTGGTTGTGTGCTTCTGCGATATCACTTTGCGTGTCGTTGTAGATCTCAATCAGCGCACGGTCATCATTACCTGCATCTAACTCCAAGAAGTTCTTCCACATGTTGTTTAGCAACAGTGGTGCGTCTGCTTCTGGCGCTGCCATATCTTCTGGCGAGTAGCTTTCGGTACCAATCACGTTAGTCACTAGTACTGCATGGTGCGCAGTCAGTGAACGACCAGATTCCGAAATAATCACAGGCTGTGGTTGATTGTAGAGCTTACAAATATCCCCTACTGTCATCACGATGTTGCGAGCGTACTCAAGCAAGCCGTAGTTCATTGAGTTTGAAGATTGGCTGCGTGTGCCGTCGTAATCGACCGCCAAACCGCCACCAACGTCTAAGAACTTCAGTTGAGCACCGATATCACGCAGTTCACAGTAAAAACGAGCCGCCTCACTCACACCATTTCGCACATCACGAATATTCGCCATTTGCGAGCCAAGGTGGAAATGCACTAGCTCTAGAACATCCAGTTGATCTTCTGCTTTCAAGCGTTCAATAACGGTCAATACTTGTGATGCAGACAAACCGAATTTCGACTTCTCACCACCACTTGCTTGCCATTTACCTGCACCTTGAGATGCAAGACGAATGCGTAGACCTAAACGAGGTTTCACGCCAAGCGCTTTCGCTTCAGAAAGAACAAGATCAAGCTCTGACAACTTCTCTAGAACGATGAATACTTTGTGCCCTAGCTTTTCGCCAATCAGCGCAAGACGGATGTATTCTCTGTCTTTGTAACCGTTACACACGATCACAGAGCTCGCTTTTTGAGCCAGCGCCAATACCGCTAATAGTTCAGGTTTGCTGCCCGCCTCTAGTCCTAGCTGCTTTTGCTCTAATTGAGCTTGGCTCGCTAAGATTTCATCAACCACTTCTTTTTGTTGGTTAACTTTAATCGGATAAACAAGTAGGTAACGATTGTCGTACTGATATTCGTCGATCGCTTGGTTAAATGCGTTACAGATATTGTGCACACGTTGATGCACTATTTGAGGAAAACGCACAAGAGCAGGCAAACCAATATTTCGCTGCTCTAACTGTTGTACGATCTGACTTAGCGGAACTTGATGATCGGTTTCGCTCGGTGAAACATACACCTCACCGTTATCATCAATTCCATAAAAACCTTGGCTCCAGTGCTTTACATTATACTCAGCACGGATGCGTTCCAAATTAACCGAATTTTCCAATTCTAGAGACCTCACACTATAGGGCCATCGACAGAAGATACCTCTTTGGAATAGCGAGGTATAACCCAACAAAAAGCGTTCAAAAACGATTTGTTGGCTGCATTAACCGATATTATTAAGAGCAAGTCCAACCATTGATATTTGTGGTTACGATTACGTTTTTTTATCGACAGATCGACTTAAAGTGACAGGTAAGGAATTACAAGGTTTTAGGGTAAAAAACAGGCTGAAGCGCATTAAATATAAAGCAATTTCTCACATTAAATTAGGGAGAAAAAATGTGCAGGAACCATAAGATTTTTAGTAAATTGAGTGAGGTTAAGTCAGAGTTGTGACAAATATAAGCACTTCACAATCCGAACTCTCACTATCACCAACACAGTTTGTACCCCGCGATTCAATACCGATTAACACTTCATTCTTCCAACTAAAAGTCGCTCACTTCAATGTTGCAACCGCTCAATAATTGAACTTTTCTCGCACATATCTTGTATTCGGTTCAATCTTCTTGTAATTTTAACTGACCAACCAATCGGTCAGCTTTCGAATTTAGGGGATACTATGAGCCATAATCTAGACCTTGAACCAAACACGTCGAGCACCAACGACATGGATCAAATGTTCAACCGACAAAAAGGTCACTACCGCAATAACGTTAATCCTACGCTTGAGCAGAGAAGAGAAAACCTCTCAGTATTAAAAGCGTTGTTAATGCGCTATCAAGAGCAATTGATTGAGGCAGTATCTGAAGATTATGGCCATCGAGCAAAGCACGACAGCTTGATTGCTGATATCACCCCTTCTCTTCACCAGATCAATTACAGCGTGAAGAACCTTAAGAAGTGGTTGAAGCCATCACGCCGCAAAGCTGGTTTGATGCTAACGCCAGCAAAGATCACGGTTCATTATCAACCAGTGGGCGTTGTGGGTATCATTGTTCCATGGAACTTCCCAGTCATGCTCTCTTTAGGCCCTCTGATCACAGCGTTAGCAGCGGGCAACACGGCGATGCTCAAGATGTCGGAGTTTACTCCAGCGACCAACCGAGTTTTAAAAGCGATGTTGGCCGAAGGCTTTAGTGAAGATCAGGTCGCTGTTATCGAAGGCGAAGCTGACGTTTCCGCTAAATTTAGCCAACTGCCGTTTGACCATATCCTATTCACAGGCTCAACCGCTGTGGGTAAACACGTTATGAGAGCAGCGGCTAACAACTTAACACCAGTTACCCTGGAATTAGGCGGCAAATCTCCAACCATCATTGCCCCTGACTTTGATGTGGCTGACGCTGTTGAACGTATCCTGTTTGCCAAGAGCTTAAACGCTGGCCAAATATGTGTAGCGCCTGATTACATCTTGCTACCACGAGAAAAAGTTGATGCATTTATCACGGCTTACAAGCGCTACTTCAAGAAGCTGTATAAAGCAGGTATTGAGAGCAAAGACCTAACTTCAGTGATCAACATGCGCCAATACAATCGCTTGAAAGGTGTCATCGAAGACGCACAAGCCAAAGGCGCGGTTATTCACACCGTCACCGAGCAAGCACAAGACGACGTGAACCACAGAATGACGCCGCACCTTCTCACCGAAGTGAATGACGACATGGTGGCAATGCAAGAAGAGTTGTTTGGCCCTGTGCTTCCTATCGTGCCTTATGATTCGATTGAAGAAGCAATAAGCTACATCACAACCAGAGAACGCCCACTGGCTCTGTACCTGATGAGCCATGATAAACAGACCCAAGACCAGTTTTTATCGAATACGCATTCTGGCGGTGTTTGTATTAACGACTCGCTAGTGCATGTGGCAGCAGAAGACGCGCCGTTCGGTGGCATTGGCCCTTCAGGCATGGGACACTATCACGGCATTGAAGGCTTCAAGACCTTTAGCCATGCCAAAACCGTTCTAAGCAGAGGAAAAATCAACTTCACCAAGTTAATGCATCCTCCTTACAACAACCCAATCAAAAAACTGATGTTCAAAGTACTCAATAGATGATCACCAAAAGACAAAAAATCCTAGATGCTGCACTCTTGCTATTCTCTCAACAGGGGCTAGAGGGCACATCTACTGGACAAATAGCGAAAACAGCTGGTGTGGCGAAAGCGACGCTGTTCCACCACTTCGAAAACAAATCTCTATTGATTGATGAACTGTTTCGCGAGCTGAAGTTAGAGCTATTCTCGACCCTTCAACCGCACACTGATGTGGCAGTAGAAGATCGCTACCAAGCCTTTAAGTTCATGTGGTTCTCAGGGATTGAGTGGGCATTAGAGAATCCAGTTGCGATGAAGTTCTTCACCAATGTTCATTTCGACCCAACGACTCAAACTCGAGAAATGATTGTTTCACAGATGTTCGCATCGTTAGACGAGATCATTTTGAAAGGGCAAGAGGATGGTGAATTAATGGTGTTAGACATTAACCTTGTGAGGCACTTCATCCATAGCCACTTTCTGATTTGTGCAAACTGGCTGATTGAACAAAGCGAGTCTCCACCAGAGCAAACATCGAAGTACATCAACGATAGCTTTGATATGTGTTGGCGCGCCGTTGGTGGGCAAAACAAGTAGCTTTAGCTTTAAGCCCAAGGCTCTAAGCTCTAAACTCTAAACTCTAAACTCTAAACTCTAAACTCTAAACTCTAAACCCAAAGATATAAGTTCTAGACTCAACTTACCTCCAATAATGATCACTAAAGCGCCACACAGGCGCTTTAATTATTTGAACACAATTTAATCACCTCAACATATTGACTCAGAGTACTTTCTTTCAGTACCATCCCACCATCATTTCAAAAGAGAATAACGCCATAATGAAGTACTAACATCCTGACATCCGATTTATTTTTATAAAAATCATTTGGACACTCGGGGTTAGTGGGCGTTACTTCGTCATCTATTTTCGCGACAAATCAAGCTCTTAAAGATCCGTTTTTTGACAAGCTACATCTTTAAGATCAGTACGTTAAAGACAGAAATCAGATCAGCACTCTATTTCCTATCTTTGATTGGTACGCTACCTAAGTAACGTCTTTGGCGATCTATACATAGAATTCTATGTAGGGTTCTATATAGAAAAAGCGCCTCACCCCTTTTACTCGTTTACACGTAAAGGGAGGTATTTTTATGCCTACTATATTAGCCAACAATCTCTCATTCCAACTCGATACTGGTGAGTGGTTATTCAAAGACATCACCTTTAATTTGAGCACTCGCCTCACCGGCCTAGTCGGAAGGAATGGGGCTGGAAAGTCACTACTTCTTTCGTTACTGATCGGGCAAAAACAGCCCACAACAGGCAGTATTTCTCGCCAAGGTTCGATCGGCTTTTACTCTCAGTTGCCATCAACGCTACTGGATTCCGCCACCACCATCGCTGACTTCTTAGGGCTCACCGAAAAGTTAGATGCATTAAAAGCGATAGAGCAAGGTAGCTGCGAACTGCAGCACTTCAATATCGTTGGAGATGATTGGGATTTAGAGACACGTACCCAGCAGTTGCTAGGTACACTCAAAATCACTAGTGATTTGAACACGCTTTGTTGCTCTTTGAGTGGTGGGCAACTTGCCCTGTTACAGCTTCATCGGCTATTCGTATCAAATAACGACATACTGATCCTCGATGAGCCTTCGAACCATTTGGATAACGATGGACGCAATTGGGTACTCGAACAGTGCCAGTTGTTTGAAGGCAAAGTGCTTGTCGTCAGCCATGATCGAAGCTTATTGAGACAAATGGACGGGATCTACCATCTCAATAGCTTGGGCGTACGTTTCTATAAAGGAAATTATGATGATTACTTCAAACAAGTGTCTAGCCAAAGCGAAGCGCTCAACAAACAGATCGCGCATCATCAGTCCGAAAAGAAACGACTCGAGCGTCAAGCTCAAGCCAACAAGGAAAAGGCGCAGCAGCGAGAATCTCAGGGAAACCGACTCAGAAAGTCAGGTAGCCAACCCAAGATCTTATTGGATGCGATGAAAGATAAAGCAGGACAAAGCCAAGCCGCGTCTGCGACAAGCCAAAGGAACCTCATTGACCAAAACCAACATAAACTTCAGTCGCTTAAAGAACTGAAGGAACGGCTGAAACCACAAGCTTTGTATCTACAGCAAAGTAATAGCAGTAAAAAGAGCTCTTTGTTAACCGTTGAAAACTGCCGCCTTATTTACGGCTCAGGTGCGCCAATCAGTTTCTCTTTATCACAAGGGGAACGGTGTTATCTAACCGGTGCTAATGGGTGTGGAAAGTCGACACTGTTAAAAGCGATTCACGGTCAACACGCCAATTATAAAGGCTCGATCAAGCGCTTGGGGGCGACCGTCTATTTGGATCAACACTTTGGCCTGTTAGACACCAACGATACGATGTTCGATAGTTTAATAACGCATAGCTTTGGATTAACAGAGAGCGACGCGCGAACCCTGCTAGCGAGAATTGGATTCAGGCGAGACTCAGTATATCGAAAAGTCGCTCACCTCAGTGGTGGCGAGAAAATGAAGCTGGCGATGTTGATCGTCAGCCATAAACAGGATGCCCCACTTCTTTTGCTCGATGAACCAGACAATCACTTGGACATAGACTCGAAGCAAATATTGGCTTCGGCTCTGCGTGAATACCAAGGCGCATTCATCTTGGTCAGTCATGATAGCGATTTTGTTGAGGAGGTCGGCGTTAGCCAAAACCATATCCAGCTTTAACCTTCGTAAATTCGTTCACTTAGTTTAGTTAAGCGAGTATTCTTCCGGATACTCGCCTTTCTTGATTGAGACAAGTAAACTACGCGCCTCGAACATCTATTCATAAGGCTAAGGTTTGCATACTCTAGAACAATTAAAATCAGGGCAACTTAAAGGTATTAAGCGCTTAAAACTGTCGGAAAGTCTCACCGAGTTTCCTCTAGAAATCATAGAGCTTGCAGATTCTCTTGAGATCCTAGACCTTTCAGGCAATCAGCTGTCAGATCTACCAACCGAGTTATCACAGCTTACCAATCTGCGTATTATCTTTGCGTCGAATAACCTGTTTACGCACCTGCCTGATGTTCTAGGGTCACTTCCTAAACTCGAAATGGTTGGCTTCAAAACCAACCAAATCAAAACCGTTAGCGAGCAGTCTCTGCCTACTCAACTACGTTGGTTAATCCTGACCGACAATGAGATTGAGATTCTGCCAAGCTCACTAGGTGAAAGACCACGACTACAGAAACTGGCATTGGCGGGTAACAAGATTCGCGTGTTACCAGAAAGCATGGAAAACCTATCAAGCCTTGAGCTAGTTCGCCTATCTGCAAACCAGTTGACTGAATTCCCTGAATTCCTTATTAAGCTACCAAAGCTGGCTTGGTTAGCATTTGCGGGTAACCCGTTTTGCAAACACCCTAACAGCTTAGATAGCGTACCTGCTGTAAGCTCGCAATGCTACTCACTGAATCAAGTACTTGGTCAAGGTGCGTCTGGTGTAATTTCACATGCTAACTGGTTGAACGGTGATTTTGATTTCCCACAGGAAGTCGCTGTAAAAGTATTTAAAGGAGAAGTGACAAGCGACGGTTACCCACACGATGAACTCGAAGCGTGTCTGCAGGCTGGTCATCATAACAACCTAGTGAAGTCGATAGCTCAAGTAGATGAACAAGACTACCTCGCATTAGTGATGGAGCTTATCCCAAGCAACTATTACAACCTAGGTTTGCCTCCTACTCTTGAAAGCTGTACTCGCGATACGTTCAATGAAGGCTTTGAGCTTTCAATTGCTCAGATTAATAGCATTACCGAACAGATGGTTTATGTGTTTGAACACCTTCATGCCAATAAAGTCTGTCATGGTGATCTATACGCTCACAACACTTTAGTGAACGAAAAAGGTCAGATGATCTTTGGCGACTTTGGAGCGGCAACTATCTACGGCTACCTAACTGAAGAGCAGCAACAAGGCATTCGTCGTATCGAAGCTCGCGCATTAAAGTACTTTATTGAAGACCTACTGACGATTTGTGCAAAGCAAGATCAAGACAGCGAGCTTTATAGTCAACTAGCGAACTTCAAAGCTTAATGGCTTAACTGAATAGCTTAATAGCGCGTTGATTAGAAGTACTCGGTCGAATTGAAAACAACAAAGCCAACATCACTGTTGGCTTTGTTGTTCTTGGAATATCACTAATTTTAATGGACAAGCAAGGTTGGCTAAAAGGGATTAACGCTCAG
This window contains:
- the speB gene encoding agmatinase, whose product is MNDLFTKPDYSLYSNAMTFMRRPLVQNPIDNDADVVVLGAPLDMATSGRPGARMGPDAIRRASVNLAWEGKKFPWDFNVFEHTSVIDAGDLVFDCGDAEDLTQRLEAAADAILNSGKTLLGLGGDHFITLPLLRAYGKKYGEMALIHFDAHTDTYSQGSRYDHGTMFYHAPNEGLISPEHSVQIGIRTEYKQEGHGFNVINAMQANDMSVDEIIAQVKGIVGDKPVYLTFDIDCLDPAFAPGTGTPVCGGLNSDKVLKIIRGLQGINMVGMDVVEVSPAYDQSEITALAGATIALELLYVWTANRLAK
- the speA gene encoding biosynthetic arginine decarboxylase, producing the protein MENSVNLERIRAEYNVKHWSQGFYGIDDNGEVYVSPSETDHQVPLSQIVQQLEQRNIGLPALVRFPQIVHQRVHNICNAFNQAIDEYQYDNRYLLVYPIKVNQQKEVVDEILASQAQLEQKQLGLEAGSKPELLAVLALAQKASSVIVCNGYKDREYIRLALIGEKLGHKVFIVLEKLSELDLVLSEAKALGVKPRLGLRIRLASQGAGKWQASGGEKSKFGLSASQVLTVIERLKAEDQLDVLELVHFHLGSQMANIRDVRNGVSEAARFYCELRDIGAQLKFLDVGGGLAVDYDGTRSQSSNSMNYGLLEYARNIVMTVGDICKLYNQPQPVIISESGRSLTAHHAVLVTNVIGTESYSPEDMAAPEADAPLLLNNMWKNFLELDAGNDDRALIEIYNDTQSDIAEAHNQFATGMLNLQHRAWAEQMSLRINYELSSRMSTKNRYHRPILDELSERLADKFFVNFSLFQSLPDAWGIDQVFPVLPLSGLDNADERRAVVLDITCDSDGTIDQYVDGQGIETTLPVPAWNPDEPYLMGFFLVGAYQEILGDMHNLFGDTHSVVVNVDESGKANIDYINEGDTVEDMMRYVHIDMDLIRQNYKELVTAKVPAQEQQSVLEELEQGLMGYTYLEDF
- a CDS encoding coniferyl aldehyde dehydrogenase codes for the protein MSHNLDLEPNTSSTNDMDQMFNRQKGHYRNNVNPTLEQRRENLSVLKALLMRYQEQLIEAVSEDYGHRAKHDSLIADITPSLHQINYSVKNLKKWLKPSRRKAGLMLTPAKITVHYQPVGVVGIIVPWNFPVMLSLGPLITALAAGNTAMLKMSEFTPATNRVLKAMLAEGFSEDQVAVIEGEADVSAKFSQLPFDHILFTGSTAVGKHVMRAAANNLTPVTLELGGKSPTIIAPDFDVADAVERILFAKSLNAGQICVAPDYILLPREKVDAFITAYKRYFKKLYKAGIESKDLTSVINMRQYNRLKGVIEDAQAKGAVIHTVTEQAQDDVNHRMTPHLLTEVNDDMVAMQEELFGPVLPIVPYDSIEEAISYITTRERPLALYLMSHDKQTQDQFLSNTHSGGVCINDSLVHVAAEDAPFGGIGPSGMGHYHGIEGFKTFSHAKTVLSRGKINFTKLMHPPYNNPIKKLMFKVLNR
- a CDS encoding TetR/AcrR family transcriptional regulator, with amino-acid sequence MITKRQKILDAALLLFSQQGLEGTSTGQIAKTAGVAKATLFHHFENKSLLIDELFRELKLELFSTLQPHTDVAVEDRYQAFKFMWFSGIEWALENPVAMKFFTNVHFDPTTQTREMIVSQMFASLDEIILKGQEDGELMVLDINLVRHFIHSHFLICANWLIEQSESPPEQTSKYINDSFDMCWRAVGGQNK
- a CDS encoding ABC-F family ATP-binding cassette domain-containing protein; this encodes MPTILANNLSFQLDTGEWLFKDITFNLSTRLTGLVGRNGAGKSLLLSLLIGQKQPTTGSISRQGSIGFYSQLPSTLLDSATTIADFLGLTEKLDALKAIEQGSCELQHFNIVGDDWDLETRTQQLLGTLKITSDLNTLCCSLSGGQLALLQLHRLFVSNNDILILDEPSNHLDNDGRNWVLEQCQLFEGKVLVVSHDRSLLRQMDGIYHLNSLGVRFYKGNYDDYFKQVSSQSEALNKQIAHHQSEKKRLERQAQANKEKAQQRESQGNRLRKSGSQPKILLDAMKDKAGQSQAASATSQRNLIDQNQHKLQSLKELKERLKPQALYLQQSNSSKKSSLLTVENCRLIYGSGAPISFSLSQGERCYLTGANGCGKSTLLKAIHGQHANYKGSIKRLGATVYLDQHFGLLDTNDTMFDSLITHSFGLTESDARTLLARIGFRRDSVYRKVAHLSGGEKMKLAMLIVSHKQDAPLLLLDEPDNHLDIDSKQILASALREYQGAFILVSHDSDFVEEVGVSQNHIQL